The sequence AGGGGGCGAATGTCGAGGGGAACGAACGGACGCCAGGCCGAGAGGTCGGAGGTCGCGACCAACAAGGTGTTGGAGGTGGCCCTCGAGCTCTTCTCCACCCAGGGCTACGGCGCGACCTCGATGCGCCAGATCGCCGAGGCCTGCGAGCAGTCGACCGGCAACCTCTACCACCACTTCGGCTCCAAAGAGGCGATCTTCCAGCGCCTCATCGACAATTACTGGGAGCGTCTCCTCGATCCCGAGCATTACCTGCAGAAGGTCTTCACGAAGGCAGACTTTCCCGACGATCTCGAGGAGCTGGCGGCTGCCATCGAACGCACGGTCGAAGAGAACAAGGCTTCCATCTTGCTCGTCTTTGTCGATGTCATCGAGCACCAGGGGCGCCACATTCGCTGGTTTTACGAGACCATGGCCGACCGCTTCCGGGAGAAGTACAGCCCCCATTTCGAGGAGCTGGAAAAAGTGGGAAGGTTGGCCGATGCGGACCC comes from Acidobacteriota bacterium and encodes:
- a CDS encoding TetR/AcrR family transcriptional regulator — its product is MSRGTNGRQAERSEVATNKVLEVALELFSTQGYGATSMRQIAEACEQSTGNLYHHFGSKEAIFQRLIDNYWERLLDPEHYLQKVFTKADFPDDLEELAAAIERTVEENKASILLVFVDVIEHQGRHIRWFYETMADRFREKYSPHFEELEKVGRLADADPMVAVMVATRWLFYFYMVEKCFGVPMHFGMEAQQAVDGFIRILRNGVLRQELSGVASGIQT